GACGACCAGTTACACCGCCACCACGACCGCCCAGGAGGGCAGCCAGACCGGCACCCTGCTGGCGCTCTACCCGCACCAGTGGAAGGCCAGCACCGACCCGCTGACCGCGCTCACGTACACCTCGCCGCGCGGGCAGATGAAGGTCCGTCAGGGCAGCGGTTTCAGCACCACCATGAAGGCCGACGCCATCCTGCCCTCGCTGCCGGACGTCGGCGGCCAGGACCGGGCCGCGCTCGGCGCGATGGTCCGCGAGGTGGCCAACGCGGCCGACCCGTTCATGGGCGCGAGCGACACCTACTGGACCGGCAAGGCACTCGCTAGGCTCGGGCAACTGGTGCCGATCGCCGACCAGTTGGGCGACACCGCGACCCGGGACAAGCTGCTCGGCCTGATGAAGGGTCGGCTGCAGACCTGGTTCGCGGGCACCGGCTCCACGGTCTTCGCGTACGACAACGTCTGGAAGACGCTGATCGGCTACCCCGCCTCGTACGGCAGCGACGGCGAGCTGAACGACCACCACTTCCACTACGGCTACTACATCCAGGCCGCCGCCACGGTGGCCCGCTACGACGCCGCCTGGGCCGCCGACTCCGCCTGGGGCGGGATGGTCAAGCTGCTCGCCAAGGACGCCGCCAACGCCGACCGCGCCGACACCCGGTTCCCCTGGCTGCGCAGCTTCGACCCGTACGCCGGGCACGGCTGGGCCGCGGGCCACGCCGCCTTCGCCGCCGGGAACAACGAGGAGTCCTCCTCCGAGTCGCTCAACTTCAGTGCGGGGCTGATCCTCTACGGCTCGGCGACCGGTGACACCGCGCTGCGGGACCTCGGTACCTACCTCTACACCACCGAGTCGCGAGCGGTGGAGCAGTACTGGTTCAACGCCGACCAGTCCGCCTTCCCGGCCGGCTTCGGGCACCAGACGGCGGGCATGGTCTGGGGCAGCGGCGCCGCGTACTCCACCTGGTGGACGGCCAGCCCCGGCATGATCCACGGCATCAACTACCTGCCGATCACCGGTGGTTCGCTCTACCTGGCGCGCCGACAGGACGACATCAAGGCCAACCTGGCCGAGCTCAAGGCCAACAACGGCGGGGTGTTCACCGACTGGCGCGACCTGGCCTGGGAGTTCCAGGCACTGGCCGACCCGGCCGCCGCCAAGGCCAACTGGGATGCGGGCAAGGACGGTTACACCCCCGAGGAGGGCGAGTCCAAGGCGCACACCTACCACTGGATCTACAACCTCGCCGCCCTCGGCACGCTCGACCCGGCCACCACCTCCGACCAGCCGACCTCGGCGGTCTTCGTCAACGGCGGCACCCGTACGCACGTCGCGCACAACTACTCGACGACCGCGCGGGCGGTGCACTTCTCGGACGGCTACACGCTCACCGTCCCGGGCCGGTCCACCGCGAGCGAGCGGGGGAGCTTCCAGGACGGGGGGTCGGGTGGGGTTCCTTCGCCCTCTCCCTCGCCCTCGCCGTCGCCTTCCTCTTCCCCCTCGCCCTCGCCGTCCCCGTCGGTGCCGCCTACCAGTGGCAGCACCTTCTACCTCCAGCCCGGCGGCGGGCTGACCACCGCGTACGGCACCGGCGCCACCAGCAGCACCATCGCCTCGGCCGGTGGCACCAACCACGACGGGACCCCGTACCAGCCGACCGTGTACGAGCTGCGCAACGTCAACGGGACGCTGCGGGCGGGCGCCGCAACGGAGTTCGACCTCTACCTGGACGCGGGCAGCGCCGTCGGCCTCGG
This genomic interval from Kitasatospora gansuensis contains the following:
- a CDS encoding glycosyl hydrolase, which produces MKLPRARSPRGLVRPAAALSAIALTAAALTTTVGASTASAATIKVGLGGYTDTRPAGTVGPSNSDGAPLTPKVTARMAGQAVPTNDWWSSLVFQRYAGNPYSENLYAHPFTFKAAAGGLEVGYPTNPTITPDGRQYDFTHTKDLTVGVAGLNAPDTKVDGWTDWTVTPQWTDGAHTFSATVGHGLPYVYAHATGGAAQITAAGTPTVFANQGNVLGITVGGHHYGLFAPTGTSWNVNGTVLSAALGAKDYYSVAVLPSAGDLALYRTYAYSFVTDTKVAWSYDAGSVTTSYTATTTAQEGSQTGTLLALYPHQWKASTDPLTALTYTSPRGQMKVRQGSGFSTTMKADAILPSLPDVGGQDRAALGAMVREVANAADPFMGASDTYWTGKALARLGQLVPIADQLGDTATRDKLLGLMKGRLQTWFAGTGSTVFAYDNVWKTLIGYPASYGSDGELNDHHFHYGYYIQAAATVARYDAAWAADSAWGGMVKLLAKDAANADRADTRFPWLRSFDPYAGHGWAAGHAAFAAGNNEESSSESLNFSAGLILYGSATGDTALRDLGTYLYTTESRAVEQYWFNADQSAFPAGFGHQTAGMVWGSGAAYSTWWTASPGMIHGINYLPITGGSLYLARRQDDIKANLAELKANNGGVFTDWRDLAWEFQALADPAAAKANWDAGKDGYTPEEGESKAHTYHWIYNLAALGTLDPATTSDQPTSAVFVNGGTRTHVAHNYSTTARAVHFSDGYTLTVPGRSTASERGSFQDGGSGGVPSPSPSPSPSPSSSPSPSPSPSVPPTSGSTFYLQPGGGLTTAYGTGATSSTIASAGGTNHDGTPYQPTVYELRNVNGTLRAGAATEFDLYLDAGSAVGLGQQVRISYDLTGNGSFDRVETYRYFATDPVTGWERYSATAGLASATGSLGNLANGTVRVEVWSAIGSAPAQLRTGATQAQGSASVLRIPFS